A single region of the Syntrophotaleaceae bacterium genome encodes:
- a CDS encoding VOC family protein, with product MKKPDGKARLVGINHVALEVDDLERALDFYAALFDFELRGRSEKMAFLDMGDQFLALAEGRTQKADEHRHFGLVVDSREGMRAQLEKLGAEILPSRGLDFLDPWGNHIQVVVYEDIQFTKAANVLCGMNLEHLGKTSQAQRELADKGMSFDKTESR from the coding sequence ATGAAAAAACCCGACGGCAAAGCCCGGCTGGTAGGAATCAATCATGTGGCCCTGGAAGTGGACGACCTGGAAAGAGCTCTAGACTTTTATGCAGCTTTATTTGATTTCGAGCTGCGGGGCCGGTCCGAAAAGATGGCCTTTCTCGACATGGGCGATCAATTCCTCGCCCTGGCCGAGGGGCGGACGCAGAAGGCCGATGAGCATCGCCACTTCGGACTGGTGGTCGACAGCCGGGAGGGAATGCGCGCCCAACTGGAAAAACTGGGAGCGGAAATCCTGCCGAGCCGGGGTCTCGATTTTCTCGACCCCTGGGGCAACCACATTCAGGTCGTTGTCTACGAGGATATTCAGTTCACCAAGGCAGCCAACGTTCTTTGCGGAATGAATCTGGAGCATCTGGGAAAAACATCTCAGGCTCAGCGGGAATTAGCGGACAAAGGCATGTCTTTTGACAAAACAGAGAGCAGGTGA
- a CDS encoding polysialyltransferase family glycosyltransferase codes for MGKKPAIFMVSTPLHLYNALAIALKHRHDWQSHLWFIDQKDERNPYFQVLEAWKDHPFATINYFVTNLPATMDKIRARKKAFQRIDKLVADIQPQELLVGNDRRIEFVYAMNHACRQGGLEAYGSLIDDGIYSYIDQRSRWFQDTAAERLVKKMVYGTWYQRTRSIGGSSLIQGAFVAFPEFANSYLRRLKIEGIELDLYRSPEIRTFSEMMLESGNIDRQMLPAYDLVLTLPHESLLRRFPRFQKTIRTLVESVQRGGKRVGIKYHPRQKEDDPLQLVSDREQLIPRTVAFEILLPLLDRPLILGDVSTVLLTARWLRPDLNVVALQNERDARQRKMSRILTHLGVKITGDFEEILSFLPA; via the coding sequence ATGGGCAAAAAACCTGCGATTTTCATGGTCTCCACCCCCCTGCACCTGTATAACGCGCTCGCCATCGCCCTGAAACATCGCCACGACTGGCAGTCTCATCTGTGGTTCATCGATCAGAAGGATGAACGAAATCCCTATTTTCAGGTTCTCGAGGCATGGAAGGATCACCCCTTCGCTACCATCAATTACTTTGTTACCAACCTGCCCGCGACCATGGATAAAATCAGGGCGCGCAAAAAAGCCTTCCAAAGAATCGACAAGCTCGTGGCCGATATCCAGCCGCAGGAACTTCTTGTCGGCAATGACCGCCGGATCGAGTTCGTCTATGCCATGAACCACGCCTGCCGCCAAGGCGGACTTGAAGCCTACGGCTCGCTGATCGACGACGGTATCTATTCCTATATCGACCAGCGCAGCCGCTGGTTTCAGGATACGGCTGCGGAACGGCTGGTAAAAAAGATGGTTTACGGGACCTGGTACCAACGGACCCGGTCCATCGGCGGCAGTTCCCTCATCCAGGGGGCCTTTGTCGCCTTTCCGGAATTCGCCAACAGCTACCTGCGCCGCCTCAAGATAGAGGGGATCGAGCTGGATCTGTACCGTTCTCCGGAGATCCGGACCTTTTCGGAAATGATGCTGGAGAGCGGCAATATCGATCGGCAGATGCTGCCCGCCTACGACCTGGTTCTGACCCTGCCTCACGAGTCGCTGCTGCGCCGTTTCCCCAGGTTTCAGAAAACGATTCGGACGCTGGTGGAAAGCGTCCAGCGGGGCGGCAAGCGGGTCGGGATCAAGTATCATCCCCGGCAGAAGGAGGATGATCCCCTGCAGCTCGTATCGGACAGGGAACAGCTCATTCCTCGCACCGTCGCCTTTGAAATCCTCCTGCCCCTGTTGGACAGACCCCTTATCCTGGGCGATGTTTCGACAGTCCTGCTGACCGCCCGCTGGCTCCGCCCGGATCTGAATGTGGTCGCCCTGCAGAACGAGCGGGATGCCCGGCAGCGGAAAATGTCCCGTATACTG